The DNA sequence ATGGAGGACTTGAGACAGATGCTTGCGGCTGATTCCTAAATGGGCAGCAAGGGCCGTTACAGTCAGTCCCAACGGTTCCATGTAGTCATACTTTATAATTTCGCCGGGGTGTGTCGGCTTACGGGTAGCGGCGTGCATGTTGCCTCCGTGTTTAGTGGTAGTCTTGATAGTTTACTACGTAGGCATGGCCGTTTTCAAATTTGAACGTTAATCGCCAATTGCCGGAAACCTTTACGGAATAATGATTTACAAGGTTTCCTTTCAAGGGATGCAGATTAAAGCCCGGAGCGTTCATATCCTGAACGTCAGAGGCTGAATCCAACCTGTCAAGCATCCGGCCCAGCTTTGGCGCATGTTTAGCCTGAATCCCTTTTGTTGTTCCGCTATTAAAAAAAGCTTCAAGGCCCTTGTGGGCAAATCCTTTAATCATAATGTAACCTCTAAGGTAACACGGGTCAATGACCCGTGTTAGCCTTTTTCGCGTTAAGCTCTTTTCTTAAACGGGATCACAGTTCCGCCGTCACGCAGACTATCAAGGTAGTCTGAGAAGCTTTGCATCATTCGGGTACGTTCCTCAACGTATTGAGCATGGTCGTAGGCTGCGCGGACTTGGTTTTTCTGGACATGTGCCAGTTGGCGTTCAACCAAGTCGGTAGACCATCCTGCTTCATAGAGCAGGGTTGTGCATGTTGCTCGAAAACCGTGGAAGCAAAGCTGGTCTTTTGTAAAACCCATACGGCGCAAAGCGGTATTGAGTGTGTTCTCAGAGAGAATGCTTGAATTATTGATGACGCTGGGAAAGACATATTCAGACGGGGTATTTAAATCTTTAATCTCTTGAAAGATTGATAAGACTTGTCTTGAAAGAGGGACTATATGATGGTTACGCATTTTCATGCGGTCGTTAGGCACGCGCCATACTTTGCGTTCAAAGTCTATTTCTTCCCATTTCATACCGCGTATTTCTTTTGAGCGGGTGAAAGTATACATCCCGACACGCAAGGCTTGCTTCACAATGTAGTGTCCGGTGTATTCCTCAATATAGCGTAACAGCTTGCCGACTTCTCTTGGATCGGTCAGGGCCGCACGATGTTTGCGAGTCTTCGTGACGGGAGGCAGCGCGCCTTTTACGATTTGTACGGGATCACTTTCAACCTTATCGATGAAAACAGCGTATTTGAAAACCTGAGAACACAAAGAAGCAACCCTGTGGGCTGTCTCAATAGTTCCTTTGGATTCAATGCGTTGCAGTATCCGAAGTATGTCCTTGGGTGAAATCTCAGAAATGGGCTGAGAGCCTAAATATGGGAAAACGTGATTTGAAAGGCGTCCCTGATTTGTGCGGTAGGTCTTTTGCGTCCATGACTCTTGGTTCTTGTCCAGCCACATTTTGGCTACCAGCTCAAAAGTATCATTTTGCGCTTGAGTCTCGGCTTGCTTGGCTTCTTTGACCTTTTTAGGGTTCCGTCCGCTCTTTAAGGTCTTGGCGGCATTAAGATGTGCAAGACGGGCGTCAGCCAGACTTGTTTCAGGATAGGTTCCAAGACCCAACATAGTGGCCTTGCCTTCAAAACGATAACGATAACGCCAGAATTTTTTACCTGTAGGTTTTATCTCGATACAAAGACCGCCCTGATCTGCGAGGCGGTATATTTTTTCTTTAGGTTTGGCGTTCTTAACCTGTGTGGCTGTAAGGGGCATGCTTGTCTCCGTGTTTTGTGAGTATGACCAAAACTACGTACTCACCATACTCACAAATGTACTCACAATTGGTGAGTATGTCCACAGACCGCATGGGAGTGTATGGGACAAGCAGAAAAGAAAAAACCCTGTGTTTACAGGGCTTAAAGTGTCCTATGGGACATTAAATTTTTTTATTCTGGCGGGCAATACAGGATTCGAACCTGTGACCTTCAGCTCCGGAGGATACGTAATCGTATCCGGTGTATGTTATTTCAGGTGGTTAACACCCGTTCTTACCCATTGAAACCTATTCAACTCACCTAAAAAGGTGAGTTGAAGGTGAGTAGGGGAGAAAGCGATACAATTGGTGGATCAATGGTTATGGTAAATAATTTTATTTGATGCAAAGAGGGAACGAATTGTTTTTAAAATATTTTCTACTGGATAATTCGTAATCATTTGGCCGTCGGTTCAATTCTTATCGTTGGC is a window from the Marinifilum sp. JC120 genome containing:
- a CDS encoding DUF4102 domain-containing protein, with product MPLTATQVKNAKPKEKIYRLADQGGLCIEIKPTGKKFWRYRYRFEGKATMLGLGTYPETSLADARLAHLNAAKTLKSGRNPKKVKEAKQAETQAQNDTFELVAKMWLDKNQESWTQKTYRTNQGRLSNHVFPYLGSQPISEISPKDILRILQRIESKGTIETAHRVASLCSQVFKYAVFIDKVESDPVQIVKGALPPVTKTRKHRAALTDPREVGKLLRYIEEYTGHYIVKQALRVGMYTFTRSKEIRGMKWEEIDFERKVWRVPNDRMKMRNHHIVPLSRQVLSIFQEIKDLNTPSEYVFPSVINNSSILSENTLNTALRRMGFTKDQLCFHGFRATCTTLLYEAGWSTDLVERQLAHVQKNQVRAAYDHAQYVEERTRMMQSFSDYLDSLRDGGTVIPFKKRA
- a CDS encoding peptidase, with the translated sequence MIKGFAHKGLEAFFNSGTTKGIQAKHAPKLGRMLDRLDSASDVQDMNAPGFNLHPLKGNLVNHYSVKVSGNWRLTFKFENGHAYVVNYQDYH